One Huiozyma naganishii CBS 8797 chromosome 4, complete genome genomic region harbors:
- the RET3 gene encoding coatomer subunit zeta (similar to Saccharomyces cerevisiae RET3 (YPL010W); ancestral locus Anc_8.76), which yields MSSLYCIEAVLILDQKGNRVYANYFAPPHVQDGEESLAGSLKRQREFELEFARRTAKSEGDLQMFSGSLVRFKRFTDVVVVVVGHASANEVLVDVVFEGIAGALELLLDSGGVDMRVVQDKFDLVCLLVDEAVDNGIVLETDPATIAARVTRPPTTDPQVSLDLDKGLLGAWGFAKSKLQERLQQGR from the coding sequence ATGAGCTCGCTGTACTGCATTGAGGCGGTGCTGATACTGGACCAGAAGGGGAACAGGGTGTATGCGAACTACTTTGCGCCACCGCACGTCCAGGACGGTGAGGAGTCTCTAGCTGGGTCTCTCAAGAGGCAGCGGGAGTTTGAGTTGGAGTTCGCTCGGCGGACGGCGAAGAGCGAGGGCGACTTGCAGATGTTCTCTGGGAGTCTTGTACGGTTCAAACGGTTTACCGATGTTGTCGTGGTAGTGGTAGGGCACGCCTCTGCGAACGAGGTGCTCGTGGACGTTGTGTTCGAGGGGATCGCAGGTGCGCTGGAGTTGCTCTTGGACAGCGGTGGTGTTGATATGCGTGTCGTGCAGGACAAGTTTGACCTCGTGTGTCTGCTGGTCGATGAGGCCGTCGATAACGGGATTGTCCTTGAGACGGACCCGGCGACCATCGCCGCGCGCGTGACAAGACCGCCCACCACGGACCCACAGGTCTCCCTGGACTTGGACAAGGGTTTGTTGGGGGCCTGGGGGTTCGCAAAGTCAAAACTGCAGGAGAGACTCCAGCAAGGCCGTTAG
- the KNAG0D02520 gene encoding putative Xaa-Pro dipeptidase (similar to Saccharomyces cerevisiae YFR006W; ancestral locus Anc_8.98) — MSEAIKGPLLGAAAGVATYLALQKSKVLGKGKGPSEVSYKAPQYFVENKYPAKEHNRVVKSKMAERDTPVGFVLAGNVVEPVKYCDGQKPFRQERYFYYLSGCDIPGSVIFFDGAQERLVLFIPDVDEESVVWSGLPATPKECMERYDVDDVMYVSELPKMLERDASGLELFTTDFDVLGCVIGDQRGRIAAGSNEFFDAMDEARLIKDEYEIETLRHISKMTDYCHYSVMSALPIEQNELQLEAEFRYHSHRQGAKGSGYDPICGSGSACGTLHYVTNNQELAGKDSVLVDAGCEWRNYTSDVTRCFPLTGRFTREHRAVYDAVLDMQTQTMALMSPGASWEELHLLSHRVLIKHLLKMGVLRAGHTEEQLLESRVSCGFYPHGLGHLLGLDVHDVGGHANYEDTDPLFKNLRLRRTLQTGMVVTNEPGCYFNEHLLDEFVRPFPERAQLVDFTVVERYMRVGGVRIEDDVLITKEGHENLTGITSNPEEIEQIVANGSA, encoded by the coding sequence ATGAGTGAGGCGATCAAGGGTCCGCTATTgggtgctgctgctggtgtgGCGACGTATTTGGCGCTGCAGAAGTCGAAGGTGTTGGGGAAGGGCAAGGGCCCCTCTGAGGTGTCTTACAAGGCTCCACAGTACTTTGTTGAGAACAAGTATCCTGCGAAGGAGCACAATCGTGTTGTGAAGAGCAAGATGGCCGAGCGGGATACGCCCGTTGGGTTTGTCCTTGCTGGGAACGTGGTGGAGCCCGTGAAGTACTGCGATGGGCAGAAGCCGTTCCGGCAGGAGCGGTACTTCTACTACCTGTCTGGGTGCGACATCCCGGGGTCTGTAATATTCTTTGACGGGGCTCAGGAACGGCTTGTGCTGTTTATCCCTGATGTCGACGAGGAGAGTGTCGTTTGGAGCGGGCTACCAGCGACGCCCAAGGAGTGTATGGAGCGGTACGATGTCGACGACGTGATGTACGTGTCTGAGTTACCCAAGATGTTAGAACGGGACGCATCTGGATTGGAGCTGTTTACTACTGATTTTGATGTGCTTGGCTGTGTGATTGGTGACCAACGGGGTCGAATTGCCGCTGGGTCgaacgagttcttcgatGCGATGGATGAGGCGCGGCTGATCAAGGACGAGTACGAGATCGAGACTTTGAGGCACATCTCCAAAATGACGGACTACTGCCATTACTCTGTGATGTCCGCGTTACCCATTGAGCAGAACgagttgcaattggaggCCGAGTTCCGGTACCACTCGCACCGCCAGGGTGCGAAGGGGTCCGGATACGACCCGATCTGCGGGTCCGGTTCCGCATGTGGAACTCTGCACTACGTGACGAACAACCAGGAACTTGCTGGGAAGGATTCTGTCCTTGTGGATGCCGGTTGCGAGTGGCGCAACTACACTTCTGATGTGACGCGGTGTTTCCCCCTAACGGGCCGGTTTACACGGGAGCACCGGGCAGTGTACGACGCTGTCCTAGACATGCAGACCCAGACGATGGCGCTAATGTCCCCTGGGGCCTCCTGGGAAGAGTTACACCTGTTGTCGCACCGCGTGCTGATCAAACAcctgttgaagatgggTGTTCTCCGTGCGGGACACACTGAGGAGCAATTGTTGGAGTCCCGTGTATCCTGTGGGTTCTACCCACATGGGCTGGGCCACTTGCTCGGGCTCGATGTGCACGACGTTGGTGGCCACGCGAACTACGAGGACACGGACccactgttcaagaacctACGGTTGAGACGCACGTTGCAAACGGGGATGGTAGTGACGAATGAACCAGGGTGTTACTTCAACGAACACCTGCTGGACGAGTTTGTGCGGCCGTTCCCTGAACGTGCCCAACTCGTGGACTTCACCGTTGTAGAGCGGTACATGCGCGTCGGCGGTGTTCGGATCGAGGACGACGTGCTGATCACGAAGGAGGGTCACGAGAACCTTACTGGGATCACCTCGAACCCCGAGGAGATCGAACAGATCGTAGCCAACGGGTCAGCGTAG
- the TAF3 gene encoding Taf3p (similar to Saccharomyces cerevisiae TAF3 (YPL011C); ancestral locus Anc_8.77), with translation MTASGEFHFGLLRVAVLQLLKAVGFDRAKPSTVDTVADLYVRFLELLVDEVRRLAQARCGGELDDIALQDVSLALANLHVVRGGDVLDVYGENPHALGQGPGPWEQFREWCGAESDGGIAADARVVAAPPIELLRSSTGADQTQTNTLKTAFTVGPNRALDTAAAAAATAQEDDNVRRENELVEELIQSGDTDDWLRLLVTRQKLAAWTRARARAGTTATTRTRNAQVELPEAAAQLPGINGWRHSVLAARVPSGAGHTIQASTQNEYVPADVDVPAHHVLALASKLPTMMQDSRLENVTLSYENDQNSDSDTERHSQMHNNTNSNENNLQFTEMEDMDNTFQRRQSIDFDQSYP, from the coding sequence ATGACTGCGAGCGGGGAGTTCCATTTCGGGCTGCTGCGGGTGGCCGTGTTGCAGTTGCTCAAGGCGGTCGGATTCGACAGGGCAAAGCCGTCGACAGTGGACACCGTCGCGGACCTGTACGTGCGGTTCCTCGAGTTGCTCGTCGACGAGGTGCGGAGGCTCGCACAGGCGCGGTGCGGTGGTGAGCTAGACGATATTGCATTGCAGGATGTCTCGCTGGCGCTCGCCAACCTGCACGTCGTGCGAGGTGGGGACGTGTTGGACGTGTATGGGGAGAACCCACATGCATTGGGGCAAGGACCGGGGCCCTGGGAACAGTTCCGTGAGTGGTGTGGCGCTGAAAGTGACGGTGGTATTGCTGCGGATGCGAGGGTAGTGGCAGCACCGCCCATTGAGCTGCTGAGGAGTTCCACTGGGGCGGACCAGACGCAGACAAACACGCTCAAGACGGCATTCACCGTGGGACCCAATAGAGCCCTGGATACCGCGGCCGCGGCTGCCGCGACAGCACAGGAGGATGATAACGTGCGCAGGGAGAACGAACTAGTGGAAGAACTCATACAATCTGGGGACACGGACGACTGGCTCAGACTGCTCGTCACGAGGCAGAAATTGGCAGCGTGGACGAGAGCAAGGGCCAGAGCCGGGACGACTGCTACCACGAGGACGAGAAATGCACAGGTAGAACTCCCGGAGGCCGCGGCACAGCTCCCGGGGATCAACGGGTGGAGACACTCTGTACTTGCAGCACGAGTACCGAGTGGCGCAGGGCACACGATTCAAGCGAGCACGCAGAACGAATACGTCCCTGCAGACGTGGACGTACCGGCGCATCATGTGCTCGCACTCGCATCGAAACTGCCAACAATGATGCAGGACTCCAGGCTCGAAAACGTTACACTCTCCTATGAGAACGACCAGAACAGCGATAGCGACACAGAGCGGCACTCACAAATGCACAACAACACTAACAGTAACGAAAATAATTTACAGTTCACAGAGATGGAGGACATGGATAACACCTTCCAGAGAAGACAGTCTATAGATTTTGACCAGTCTTACCCATAA